The Pseudomonas aeruginosa genome includes the window GCTCCCGCCAGGGTCGCCATCAGCGTTCGGCGAGCGCGGCCAGCACCAGCTGGCAGTTGTGGCGGCCGTATTCCAGCAGGACCTCGCGGATCCTCGCCTCGTCACGGGCGATCACCGCTTGCAGGAGCTGAGCAAAACTGCCGAGGAACTGGTTCATTTCCGCCTTGCGCCGTTCCAGCGCCAGGTGGTAGGCGCGACTCACCGCCGGCAGCAGGTTTTCGACGGTCTCCTGCAGGTAGGGATTGTTCGCGAAAGGAAAGGCCGCGCGCATGATGTCGAAGCTGGCCTCGACGAAGCCGTCGATATCGCTTTGCGCCAGGTTGTTCAGCAGGCGCTGCTGGATGACCAGGAACGGTGCCAGCTCGGCTTCGCTGCGCCAGCGCCGGGCGACGCTTTCCGCCAGCAGGATGTAGAGCTGCACGATCAGCGCGTAGAGGCTTTCCACATGTTGCGGGGACAGTTCGGACACCTGGGCGCCGCGGCGCGGCAGGATGTTCACCAGGTGGCGGCGTTCGAGAATCAGCAGCGCCTCGCGGACCGAGCCGCGACTGACGTTGAGGGTCTGGGTGACCTTCTGCTCCTGGATACGTTCCCGTTCCTTGAGTTCTCCCCGGATGATGCGTTCCGCGAGGTGGTGGGCGATCTGCTCTGCCAGGCTGTCCGGGGCCTTGAACGTCATGGTGATCCTTTTATCCAGGGGCGCGTTTTCCGGGGGTATATGGATGGGAAGTGTAACACAGGGCGTTACCCCGCCGGCTTCCCGGCGAAGCGGCGGACAGAACGAAGGTTGGGATGGGGCAGGCCGGCCAAGGGAGGACAATTGTCAGACAATCTAACAAGATAAATACGAGGACTTCCCATGTTTGCCTCGCTTTCCTCTGCCTGGATGCTGCGTCTGAAAAAGTACGGCTACTGGATCTGGCTGATCGCGGTGCTCGGCATCCCGCTCAGCTACTGGTGGTCGCTCGGTAGCGACTACCCCAACGCCTGGCCCTGGCTGGTGATCAGCGTGGTGTTCGGGCTGATCCCGATCCTCGATGCCATCGTCGGCCGCGATCCGGCCAACCCCGAGGAAGCCAGCGAAGTGCCGGAGATGGAAGCACAGGGCTACTACCGCGTACTGTCCCTGGCCACCGTCCCGCTGTTGCTGGGCATGCTCGTCTGGTCCGGCTGGATCCTCGCC containing:
- a CDS encoding GntR family transcriptional regulator translates to MTFKAPDSLAEQIAHHLAERIIRGELKERERIQEQKVTQTLNVSRGSVREALLILERRHLVNILPRRGAQVSELSPQHVESLYALIVQLYILLAESVARRWRSEAELAPFLVIQQRLLNNLAQSDIDGFVEASFDIMRAAFPFANNPYLQETVENLLPAVSRAYHLALERRKAEMNQFLGSFAQLLQAVIARDEARIREVLLEYGRHNCQLVLAALAER